One part of the Macrobrachium rosenbergii isolate ZJJX-2024 chromosome 3, ASM4041242v1, whole genome shotgun sequence genome encodes these proteins:
- the LOC136827441 gene encoding LOW QUALITY PROTEIN: cubilin-like (The sequence of the model RefSeq protein was modified relative to this genomic sequence to represent the inferred CDS: inserted 1 base in 1 codon), whose amino-acid sequence MDDKLHLLRRTACCLLILYWAFIPNVISQEIAENQPLPSTSFEVPDEESGAHSQTEQSNRRIEGSRLLEFDGLEGLESDEVELLTLDESRGRSIDTNSNLEMKLSDRNQKRISIRNNVDRVDNFQGASTNAGETSTNHEQKSSLLERFIDEFITNYGDHSLQAINPADYKNDSNWSPNKRVVSKTECGGVITLNESQIITSPDYPNNYPNGARCTWTIIAQLGTNFDQIQLNILDFAIEQGTCINDYLSITDHAVGASKVFCGDKYDPLILSMSNSLTINFNSDDTITRKGFKLQVLGLKTTCGGLYDIIGNETFLFTTPASIVGSRCHWLITSKSAVSLELVNYFGEKALQDMLRVTTESFGAMEPFDIKKVYVSKVFSVSFAENVLRKDEFQPGAQFQVFPVKKVRLCNTTIDMKENASFIINSSKYPNGYDDNARCLITLQHDMGEEYIIKLQFIKFDVEEHSECGFDSLTIIDEGQNFNRTYCGTLKEESYRTKSQVLKLYFESDSRNVFVYEGYSIYARIQRMRENKCVLTKTQRYVWTLKSPPLPYVYPGFTVCDIDVRETSVERFKIIFKKFGLEHKLPCTEGDYLSITDKFINNTEWYCGNMEGESIMTAGNNIKFQFSSDFYDSAREFEIEVRGMASSHCGGNTVLAPGTSINLRVSKNEEECVWVVRGKNSTLVLDFKRVSNVRISQTGVYNELFSYNARTINFIDPSDRYMVVSSEERAVIHVNAYATYSECGTELEVKKRPLIVTNGGISSCPITIKRSQNKKERLAVRYTLLSLPQITCPVKILDTEEGTATKLCSSDWKKTYITTSSEFTINPIVPSSENANSYMVLINPVKFTCGSTFNVGDDKIILKSKSLDHKTTCVFRFKSDGNRIALDIATSSKRALNTISVSADGSFQSLRELSKDLITSLATKKEFLVIVEPFPRTVSFVVQVMKDLPVTDLCTTCLIVGPGSQGVIVTPTSKNLNTYPAGLSCDVKFEGSDLNRTVALEFQNIDIPLNTSLDTLTIVKEGAETIIHPARITPLPXTLLMDTPFSIKFKTRSNNEYEGYKIGYNVLDCGGIITLKDESPIIIESPGYGNVYPTYTECIWQIETNITNISDRIRMKIKKLELHASDKLEVIDPLYSHNRIYSFTGSVNGSVITSVGNQLRVIFKSDSRGVSDGFQFEVRATVSGCGADIDTAVVGEGTISTLDFFPNTDYCLFRVRPSEGKVMLLEPLAKRRSDSVRRIPDTSECKEGSVILSDKGFLSQGEVYCNNDLLPVVMTTQDLLLLINTPALPPIEFRFRAGGCGGEISNDSPTGTLSSPNHPDPFHGPMTCTWTSRSAMLIEVKYIDLLPETDYLNLTDATHNVSLTGSTYPYYILLDVPSVITFMGGSTDVKTGFQLEYEFVDHQGVWNVDVALPAMIVGWPGTQHKPSAWHVVGPRGGKGLTILVWAAYIPSDPECTTHFLHVGGVNEEGERVCGGAGLRTIHVYGREAILVLHTTSPLAVLAASVHVMG is encoded by the exons acTGGGCATTTATCCCAAACGTCATCTCACAAGAGATCGCAGAGAACCAGCCATTGCCATCGACATCTTTCGAAGTTCCAGACGAAGAGAGTGGAGCTCACAGCCAGACTGAGCAGTCGAACAGAAGAATCGAAGGATCAAGGTTACTGGAATTCGACGGCCTCGAAGGACTGGAGAGTGACGAGGTAGAATTACTGACCCTTGATGAAAGCCGCGGCAGAAGCATAGACACGAATTCTAACCTCGAAATGAAACTGTCTGACAGAAACCAGAAACGCATTTCTATCAGAAATAATGTGGACAGGGTTGACAACTTCCAAGGAGCATCAACTAACGCCGGTGAAACTTCCACGAACCATGAGCAGAAATCGTCATTATTAGAGAGATTCATCGATGAATTTATAACCAATTATGGCGACCATTCCTTGCAAGCGATTAACCCAGCCGACTACAAAAATGACTCTAACTGGTCACCAAACAAGAGGGTCGTGTCGAAAACTGAGTGTGGGGGAGTCATCACTCTCAATGAAAGTCAGATTATAACCTCTCCAGACTATCCAAATAATTATCCAAACGGTGCCAGATGCACGTGGACAATCATTGCACAGTTAGGTACAAATTTTGATCAGATTCAACTGAATATTCTAGACTTTGCCATTGAGCAAGGGACCTGCATTAACGATTACCTTTCGATTACTGACCATGCAGTCGGTGCATCAAAGGTATTCTGTGGCGATAAATATGACCCTCTGATACTCTCCATGAGTAATTCTTTGACGATCAACTTCAACAGTGATGACACTATCACAAGGAAGGGGTTTAAGTTGCAGGTCTTGGGACTGAAAACAACCTGTGGAGGTCTCTATGACATCATTGGTAACGAGACGTTTCTCTTCACAACTCCAGCAAGCATAGTAGGTTCAAGGTGCCACTGGCTCATCACCTCAAAGTCAGCCGTGTCCCTTGAACTGGTCAATTATTTTGGAGAGAAAGCACTCCAAGACATGCTGAGGGTTACGACAGAAAGTTTTGGTGCGATGGAACCCTTTGACATCAAGAAAGTGTACGTTTCAAAAGTGTTCTCTGTCTCGTTTGCCGAAAATGTACTGAGGAAGGACGAGTTTCAGCCCGGAGCCCAATTTCAGGTTTTCCCTGTCAAGAAGGTTAGGCTTTGTAACACCACCATTGACATGAAAGAAAATGCTTCTTTCATCATCAATTCCAGTAAGTACCCGAATGGTTATGATGACAATGCAAGATGCCTCATTACATTGCAACATGACATGGGAGAAGAATATATCATTAAACTACAGTTCATAAAATTTGATGTTGAAGAACATTCCGAGTGCGGATTTGATTCATTGACGATAATCGACGAAGGGCAGAATTTCAACAGGACTTACTGTGGCACCCTGAAAGAGGAAAGTTACAGAACCAAGAGCCAGGTACTAAAACTATATTTTGAAAGTGACTCTCGCAACGTGTTTGTTTATGAAGGTTATTCCATCTACGCGAGAAtacagagaatgagagaaaataaatgtgtaCTAACCAAGACACAAAGATATGTCTGGACACTCAAATCTCCACCACTTCCATATGTCTATCCAGGTTTTACAGTCTGTGATATCGACGTTAGAGAAACCTCTGTTGAAAGATTCaagataatttttaagaaattcggTTTGGAGCACAAACTACCTTGTACTGAAGGTGACTATTTGTCGATTACAGATAAATTCATTAACAACACCGAGTGGTACTGTGGGAACATGGAAGGCGAATCGATCATGACGGCTGGTAACAATATCAAATTCcagttttcttctgatttttatgATTCAGCAAGAGAATTTGAGATTGAAGTAAGAGGAATGGCTTCATCTCACTGTGGCGGAAATACAGTCCTAGCCCCGGGAACCAGCATAAATCTGCGTGTCTCAAAGAACGAAGAAGAATGCGTCTGGGTTGTCAGAGGGAAAAACAGTACTCTAGTTCTTGATTTTAAACGCGTAAGTAATGTTCGCATATCTCAGACAGGCGTGTATAACGAGCTGTTCAGCTATAACGCAAGGACAATAAATTTCATTGACCCATCAGATAGATACATGGTCGTGAGCAGTGAGGAGAGAGCTGTCATTCATGTTAATGCTTATGCTACGTACTCTGAGTGCGGAACTGAACTGGAAGTTAAGAAAAGGCCTTTGATTGTTACCAACGGTGGCATATCCTCTTGTCCCATTACAATCAAGAGgtcacaaaacaaaaaggaaagattGGCTGTAAGGTACACCTTACTCTCTTTGCCTCAAATCACATGTCCTGTGAAAATTCTGGATACTGAAGAAGGCACAGCTACCAAACTATGCTCATCTGATTGGAAGAAGACTTATATAACAACCAGTTCCGAATTCACAATAAATCCTATCGTACCATCATCAGAAAATGCCAATAGCTATATGGTACTGATCAATCCGGTCAAATTTACCTGTGGCTCAACATTTAACGTTGGGGATGATAAGATCATCTTGAAATCAAAATCACTGGACCATAAAACCACTTGCGTCTTTAGGTTTAAAAGCGATGGTAACAGAATAGCTCTTGACATTGCAACATCAAGTAAAAGAGCCTTAAACACGATCAGCGTATCTGCAGACGGATCATTCCAGTCATTACGAGAGTTATCAAAGGATTTAATCACGTCATTGGCGACCAAAAAAGAATTTCTAGTCATCGTAGAACCTTTTCCAAGAACAGTTAGCTTTGTAGTGCAGGTAATGAAAGACCTGCCAGTTACAGACCTGTGTACCACGTGCCTCATTGTAGGACCTGGTAGTCAAGGAGTAATCGTCACACCCACATCCAAAAACTTGAATACATATCCAGCTGGATTATCTTGTGATGTTAAATTTGAAGGTAGTGATCTTAATCGGACGGTTGCTCTGGAATTTCAAAACATTGATATCCCATTGAACACATCCCTGGATACTCTTACTATAGTGAAAGAAGGAGCTGAAACTATTATTCATCCTGCAAGGATAACACCACTCC ATACTTTGCTGATGGATACTCCATTTTCTATAAAGTTCAAAACCAGAAGTAATAATGAGTATGAAGGATACAAGATTGGATACAATGTTCTTGATTGCGGTGGTATTATTACACTGAAAGATGAGTCACCAATTATAATAGAATCGCCTGGCTATGGCAATGTGTATCCTACTTATACAGAGTGCATTTGGCAGATTGaaacaaatattacaaatatcaGTGACAGAATccgaatgaaaataaagaaattggaaCTTCATGCATCTGATAAATTAGAGGTCATTGATCCCTTATATAGCCACAATCGAATATATTCTTTTACAGGGTCCGTTAATGGATCAGTGATCACCAGTGTTGGAAATCAGCTGCGAGTGATATTCAAATCTGATTCCAGAGGAGTGAGTGATGGTTTCCAGTTTGAAGTGAGAGCAACTGTGTCAGGCTGTGGTGCTGATATTGACACAGCAGTAGTGGGAGAAGGAACTATCTCAACGCTCGATTTTTTCCCAAACACTGACTATTGTCTGTTTCGTGTGAGGCCAAGTGAAGGTAAAGTAATGTTGCTTGAACCACTTGCAAAGAGGAGGTCAGACAGTGTGCGTCGCATCCCTGACACAAGTGAGTGTAAGGAGGGCAGTGTGATTCTTTCTGACAAAGGTTTCTTGAGCCAGGGTGAAGTATACTGCAACAATGACTTATTGCCAGTTGTCATGACCACGCAAGATTTGTTACTGTTGATTAACACTCCTGCGCTGCCGCCAATAGAATTCAGATTCAGAGCTGGAGGATGTGGGGGTGAAATAAGTAATGACAGTCCCACTGGCACTTTGTCTTCTCCAAACCACCCAGACCCATTTCATGGGCCAATGACATGCACCTGGACGTCTCGGTCAGCGATGCTAATCGAAGTGAAGTACATAGATCTTTTACCAGAAACTGAttacctcaacttaacagacgcAACTCACAATGTTTCATTGACAGGAAGCACGTACCCTTATTATATTCTCTTGGATGTACCATCTGTGATCACTTTCATGGGAGGTAGCACGGATGTGAAGACAGGATTCCAGTTAGAGTATGAGTTTGTGGACCATCAAGGAGTTTGGAACGTCGACGTTGCTCTGCCGGCCATGATAGTGGGGTGGCCAGGCACGCAGCACAAGCCATCAGCGTGGCACGTAGTTGGGCCTAGGGGAGGAAAAGGTCTGACAATATTGGTGTGGGCGGCTTACATCCCAAGTGACCCAGAATGCACCACACACTTCTTACACGTCGGTGGCGTgaatgaagaaggagaaagagtttGTGGTGGCGCAGGTTTGCGAACCATACATGTATACGGACGGGAGGCCATCTTAGTACTCCATACTACTTCTCCACTAGCAGTCTTAGCTGCCTCGGTCCACGTCATGGGATGA